The Gimibacter soli genome includes a region encoding these proteins:
- a CDS encoding carboxylesterase/lipase family protein has product MKAFTPASFHPNGLPANGSAAEAAGPGRGGARLFSRGLTHVVAAVCAAAWVHFAVPLAVAADGPVVQAPTGPVKGKAESGLHIFKGIPYALPPVGDRRWTPPVAVPVWEEVRDAGDFGPACIQPPSRPGSIYFEKLRSTSEDCLYLNIWAPEKAEKAPVFVWIHGGSLIAGAGSQTMYDGEALAKQGILVVSINYRLGILGYLAHAELSAESPDQVSGNYGLLDQIEALRWVGKNIAAFGGDPANVTIAGESAGALSVMYLMAAPDARGLFAKAVAQSAYMVTAPSLKEKRYGSESGEAIGAWIVNKLGATSVAELRGKDAQGLVDGVGRAGYFPFPSIDGKVLPHQLVEVFDRGEQAPVPLLAGFNSGEIRSLRFLLPPPPDDAAAYEAAIRKGYGELSDEFLRQYPSRLIDEAMLAATRDAMYGWTAERLVRKQAEIGQPGYLYLFDHSYPAADKLGLHAFHAAEIPYVFGTTRRITDAWPKIPGTTTEKNLREAMMGYWSSFARTGKPVADGQPDWPGYAPDKGYMYFADKPHAATHLLPGMYELHEEVVCRRRAAGDIAWNWNVGVIAPPLPPKTTDCQ; this is encoded by the coding sequence ATGAAGGCCTTTACCCCCGCGAGTTTTCACCCGAACGGTCTTCCCGCAAACGGTTCCGCTGCTGAGGCAGCGGGGCCGGGCCGGGGTGGCGCTCGACTTTTCTCAAGGGGGCTGACCCATGTTGTGGCGGCTGTATGTGCCGCAGCATGGGTTCACTTTGCCGTCCCTCTCGCCGTTGCCGCTGATGGCCCTGTCGTTCAGGCGCCCACAGGCCCGGTGAAGGGGAAGGCGGAGAGCGGCCTTCACATCTTCAAGGGTATTCCCTATGCCCTGCCGCCGGTGGGTGACCGCCGGTGGACGCCGCCCGTAGCGGTGCCGGTGTGGGAAGAGGTGCGCGATGCAGGCGATTTTGGCCCCGCCTGCATCCAGCCGCCTTCGCGCCCCGGCAGCATCTATTTCGAAAAACTGCGCTCGACGAGCGAGGACTGCCTGTATCTGAATATCTGGGCGCCGGAGAAAGCCGAGAAGGCACCGGTCTTCGTCTGGATCCACGGCGGCTCGCTGATCGCGGGCGCGGGCAGCCAGACGATGTATGACGGCGAAGCACTTGCCAAGCAGGGCATCCTTGTCGTCTCGATCAATTACCGCCTTGGTATCCTTGGCTATCTGGCGCACGCCGAGCTCAGCGCGGAATCGCCGGATCAGGTATCGGGCAACTATGGCCTTCTCGACCAGATCGAAGCCCTGCGCTGGGTCGGGAAGAATATCGCGGCCTTCGGCGGCGACCCGGCAAACGTGACGATTGCAGGTGAATCCGCCGGCGCACTGAGCGTCATGTATCTGATGGCAGCGCCGGATGCGCGCGGGCTTTTCGCCAAGGCTGTCGCGCAAAGCGCCTATATGGTCACGGCACCCAGCCTGAAGGAAAAACGTTACGGGTCCGAATCCGGCGAGGCTATCGGCGCCTGGATCGTGAACAAGCTAGGTGCCACGTCCGTGGCCGAACTGCGCGGCAAGGACGCGCAGGGGCTGGTCGATGGTGTCGGGCGGGCCGGTTATTTCCCGTTCCCGTCGATCGATGGCAAGGTGCTGCCGCATCAACTGGTCGAGGTGTTTGACCGCGGTGAACAGGCGCCCGTGCCGCTGCTTGCCGGCTTCAATAGCGGTGAAATCCGCTCGCTGCGTTTCCTGCTGCCGCCCCCGCCGGATGATGCTGCGGCCTATGAAGCAGCGATCCGCAAAGGCTACGGTGAGCTGTCGGATGAATTCCTGCGCCAGTATCCGTCGCGCCTGATCGACGAAGCCATGCTCGCCGCCACGCGCGATGCCATGTATGGCTGGACGGCGGAGCGGCTGGTGAGAAAGCAGGCCGAGATCGGCCAGCCCGGGTATCTCTATCTCTTCGATCACAGCTATCCGGCGGCTGACAAGCTGGGGCTTCATGCCTTCCATGCGGCTGAAATTCCCTATGTGTTCGGCACCACGCGGCGCATCACGGATGCCTGGCCGAAGATTCCGGGCACGACCACCGAAAAGAATTTGAGAGAAGCCATGATGGGCTACTGGTCCTCCTTCGCGCGGACCGGCAAGCCGGTAGCCGACGGCCAGCCGGACTGGCCCGGCTATGCCCCCGACAAGGGCTATATGTATTTTGCCGACAAACCGCACGCAGCCACCCATCTGCTGCCGGGCATGTATGAACTTCATGAAGAAGTCGTTTGCCGGCGCCGCGCCGCCGGTGACATAGCCTGGAACTGGAATGTCGGCGTGATTGCACCTCCCCTGCCACCCAAGACGACGGATTGCCAATGA